In Mesotoga sp. BH458_6_3_2_1, the following are encoded in one genomic region:
- a CDS encoding patatin-like phospholipase family protein, with the protein MKRLLIVIVFMIPLMLYSSSVGVVLSGGGAKGGYEIGAWKALLDLGMEIGGVYGTSVGSLNAAAVAQGDFDKALNVWRDISEESVMKPTEAEKKLIEAYGGGVDWSLGELYQGAVDVINQGIDVTPLKELLRTLISEESVRSSSIDFGLVTFDLTDLRPEMLFIEDIPQGSLIEYIMASADFPGFRTVVIDGKAFVDGGVYSNQPVEMALERGFREIILVDIGRIALRDRIAKLQAFLAGANLIHIRPRVMYGSTLDFDAEKTRLQIEEGYLDTLAAFGLLKGEYTYIFEDRDVFKEMFDSLSKDEKRVAIEIASDLQDWEDPDRFYSELLSSLGKIYKRDDPMIVLVDELASILEIPSLVLYSTAEILDAIESAYAEKGFQDQGTSLIPYGRMLEFVLFLHDKSEVPSPPEKFEIFKSSFMILEGVEE; encoded by the coding sequence GTGAAGAGACTTCTTATAGTTATTGTTTTCATGATTCCCCTAATGCTTTATTCGAGTAGTGTAGGCGTCGTCCTTTCGGGAGGAGGAGCGAAGGGCGGTTATGAAATTGGTGCCTGGAAAGCTCTTCTTGATCTAGGAATGGAAATTGGGGGAGTCTATGGAACTTCTGTTGGCTCCCTGAATGCAGCTGCAGTAGCCCAGGGAGATTTTGACAAGGCTCTGAACGTGTGGAGAGATATCTCAGAAGAGAGTGTGATGAAACCGACTGAGGCCGAGAAAAAGCTGATTGAGGCGTACGGTGGAGGAGTTGACTGGAGTCTGGGAGAGCTTTATCAGGGAGCAGTCGACGTGATAAACCAGGGAATAGATGTGACGCCGCTTAAGGAGCTCTTGCGTACGCTGATTTCTGAAGAGTCGGTCAGGAGCTCTTCGATTGACTTTGGGCTCGTTACGTTTGATCTAACCGATCTTAGGCCAGAGATGCTTTTCATTGAAGATATTCCTCAAGGGTCGTTGATTGAATACATAATGGCGAGTGCAGATTTTCCTGGTTTCAGGACGGTGGTGATCGATGGCAAAGCCTTTGTGGATGGTGGTGTCTATTCGAATCAGCCAGTCGAGATGGCATTGGAAAGAGGCTTCAGAGAGATCATTCTTGTCGATATTGGTAGAATTGCCCTCAGAGATAGAATTGCAAAACTTCAAGCATTCCTTGCCGGGGCGAATCTAATTCATATAAGACCGAGAGTAATGTACGGGAGTACCTTGGATTTCGACGCTGAAAAGACGAGGTTGCAGATAGAAGAGGGTTATCTCGATACGCTCGCTGCTTTCGGCCTTCTGAAAGGTGAGTACACATATATCTTCGAAGATCGAGACGTATTCAAAGAAATGTTTGATTCTCTATCTAAAGATGAGAAAAGGGTCGCTATAGAGATCGCCAGTGATCTTCAAGACTGGGAGGATCCCGACAGGTTCTATTCTGAGTTACTATCATCCCTCGGAAAGATCTACAAGAGGGATGATCCTATGATTGTTCTGGTTGATGAGTTAGCTTCCATTCTAGAGATTCCCTCACTTGTTCTGTACAGTACGGCTGAGATCCTCGATGCGATTGAAAGTGCCTATGCGGAAAAGGGTTTTCAAGATCAAGGAACCTCTCTTATACCCTATGGAAGAATGCTTGAGTTTGTCCTCTTCTTGCATGACAAAAGTGAAGTGCCTTCGCCTCCTGAGAAATTCGAGATCTTCAAATCCTCCTTCATGATTCTAGAGGGAGTTGAGGAGTGA
- a CDS encoding AEC family transporter: MTEIVSKVLTFFVLIGIGFILRRTNLVDDLFTKGVSRFVLYVTLPALIVDSMNFEYSYEMFSNSVILLIAGGALYLILWLMGVVSSKILRLTGDTRSVFLYAVLFGNVAYMGYPVVELIIGKEGVFYSAVFNIWFNVLTWTVGVRIMSREAGSSTRKAFLNPGMISVFIGLILFFTPLKLPLFLDEALALLGQSTVPLAMVVAGIILASAKLSTILKSRTVIFYSLVKLCIAPVIVFFLLSAVEMPTMVEKILIIMSAMPAAANTSIFARIFDSDYELSSKLIASSTLFSMITIPLIISFLD; this comes from the coding sequence ATGACTGAAATCGTCTCGAAAGTGCTTACTTTCTTTGTCTTGATAGGAATTGGCTTCATATTGAGGAGAACTAATCTGGTTGACGATCTGTTCACGAAGGGAGTTTCCAGATTCGTTCTTTACGTAACTCTTCCTGCTCTGATAGTAGATTCGATGAATTTTGAATACTCTTACGAGATGTTTTCTAACTCCGTAATATTGTTAATAGCTGGAGGAGCCTTGTATCTGATTCTCTGGCTTATGGGAGTAGTCTCATCAAAGATTCTTAGGCTAACCGGAGATACGAGAAGCGTCTTTCTCTATGCAGTCCTATTTGGAAACGTTGCTTACATGGGATACCCCGTTGTCGAACTAATTATCGGGAAGGAAGGTGTCTTTTACAGCGCGGTCTTCAATATCTGGTTCAATGTTCTTACATGGACTGTAGGAGTGCGAATTATGTCACGTGAAGCGGGCTCTTCGACAAGAAAGGCTTTTCTCAATCCTGGAATGATTTCGGTATTCATCGGTCTGATTCTCTTTTTCACTCCGTTGAAGCTTCCGCTGTTTCTTGATGAAGCTCTTGCTCTTCTGGGACAAAGCACAGTTCCTTTAGCCATGGTAGTTGCAGGGATCATTTTGGCGAGCGCAAAACTCTCCACGATATTGAAAAGCAGAACTGTTATCTTCTACAGTCTTGTGAAGTTGTGCATTGCGCCGGTGATTGTTTTCTTTCTTTTGTCTGCCGTCGAAATGCCCACGATGGTGGAGAAGATATTAATAATCATGAGCGCAATGCCTGCCGCAGCAAACACATCTATCTTTGCAAGGATTTTCGACTCTGATTACGAGCTTTCCTCGAAACTCATTGCATCTTCAACTCTCTTTTCTATGATAACGATTCCCCTTATCATCTCTTTTCTTGATTGA
- a CDS encoding DUF3798 domain-containing protein — protein MRKALLVLLVVLVSAAFMFAVDFHIGVVTGTVSQSEDDLRGAEALIKKYGDAASGGMIVHLTYPDNFMSEQETVIAQITGLADDPLMKAIIVNQAIPGTVESFRRIRETRPDIILLAGLPHEDPPMLADAAHLSVNADSLARGYLIIYTAKQLGAEKFMHISFPRHMSYELLSKRRDIMRAACEELGLEFIDMGSPDPVSDVGVAGAQQFILEKVPAWLDEYGVNTAFFCTNDAHTEPLLKRVAELGGYFIEADLPSPLMGYPGSLGVSFTEEETGNWPAILAKVEEAVVDKGGAGRMGTWAYSLGYTTTAALAEHAKNVIEGKCEVDDFDAVMAAFAEYTPGAAWNGSYYVDADGIDQENYLLIYQDTYIFGKGYMGITEVEVPEKFLNF, from the coding sequence ATGCGTAAAGCACTATTAGTTCTGCTGGTAGTTCTTGTAAGCGCGGCGTTTATGTTTGCCGTGGATTTTCACATCGGCGTTGTAACCGGAACTGTCTCCCAGTCCGAAGATGACCTTAGAGGCGCCGAAGCGCTGATCAAGAAATATGGAGACGCTGCTTCCGGTGGGATGATCGTACATCTTACCTACCCTGACAACTTCATGTCCGAGCAGGAGACCGTTATCGCACAGATTACCGGTCTCGCAGATGATCCTCTGATGAAGGCTATCATTGTGAACCAGGCTATTCCTGGAACAGTCGAGAGCTTCAGAAGAATCAGGGAAACAAGACCTGATATCATTCTTCTGGCCGGTCTTCCTCACGAAGATCCCCCAATGCTTGCCGATGCAGCCCATCTGTCAGTAAACGCTGACTCGCTGGCACGTGGCTACCTGATAATCTACACGGCCAAGCAGCTGGGCGCCGAGAAGTTTATGCACATCTCATTCCCAAGGCACATGTCTTACGAACTTCTTTCCAAGAGAAGAGACATTATGAGAGCAGCTTGTGAAGAACTCGGTCTCGAGTTCATCGACATGGGTTCGCCGGACCCTGTCAGTGACGTTGGAGTAGCCGGTGCACAGCAGTTCATTCTTGAGAAAGTCCCCGCCTGGCTCGATGAGTATGGAGTAAACACTGCATTCTTCTGTACGAACGATGCCCACACAGAACCTCTTCTCAAGAGAGTTGCCGAACTTGGCGGTTATTTCATCGAAGCCGACCTGCCCTCTCCTTTGATGGGTTATCCCGGATCACTTGGCGTATCCTTTACCGAAGAGGAAACTGGCAACTGGCCAGCAATTCTTGCCAAGGTGGAAGAAGCCGTTGTAGATAAGGGTGGAGCAGGAAGAATGGGAACATGGGCCTACTCGCTTGGTTACACAACAACCGCAGCGCTTGCAGAGCATGCAAAGAATGTCATTGAAGGCAAATGTGAAGTTGACGACTTCGATGCAGTCATGGCTGCTTTTGCTGAATACACACCTGGCGCGGCGTGGAATGGAAGCTATTACGTTGATGCCGATGGAATTGATCAGGAAAATTATCTCTTGATCTATCAGGATACCTACATATTTGGCAAAGGTTACATGGGTATCACTGAAGTGGAGGTTCCTGAGAAATTTCTGAACTTCTAA